The Lampris incognitus isolate fLamInc1 chromosome 7, fLamInc1.hap2, whole genome shotgun sequence genome window below encodes:
- the aipl1 gene encoding aryl-hydrocarbon-interacting protein-like 1 has translation MSDMGDTLMLGVEGIKKTILHGGTGEIPRFITGAKVTFHFRTQLCNDERTVIDDSKVVGTPMELVIGNMFKLEIWETLLSSMRTGEVAEFCCDTTHTGLYPIVSKSMRRIAEGKDPVDWHIHTCGMANMFAYHTLGYDDLDELMKEPQPLYFVLELLRVQQPSEYNRESWALNDEERLKVVPVLHGQGNKLYKLGRYQEATQKYKEAIICIKNVQTKEKAWEAPWLKLEKMANTLTLNYCQCLLRMEEYYEVIEHTSDIINQHPGMAKALYLRGKAHMEVWNEAEARQDFSRVLDLNPGMKKAVKRDLALLNMRMEEKNQEDKHKYKGMF, from the exons ATGTCAGATATGGGGGATACGCTGATGCTGGGGGTGGAGGGCATCAAGAAAACCATCCTGCATGGAGGAACCGGAGAGATTCCAAGATTCATCACGGGGGCTAAG gTGACCTTCCACTTCCGTACCCAGCTGTGTAATGATGAGCGGACGGTGATAGATGACAGCAAGGTGGTCGGCACACCCATGGAGCTGGTGATCGGCAATATGTTCAAGCTGGAGATCTGGGAGACTCTGCTGTCTTCTATGAGGACCGGCGAGGTGGCCGAGTTCTGCTGCGACACAACT CACACAGGGCTTTATCCAATTGTCTCCAAGAGCATGAGACGCATTGCAGAGGGAAAAGATCCAGTGGACTGGCACATCCATACATGTGGTATGGCTAATATGTTTGCCTACCACACCCTCGGCTACGATGACCTCGATGAACTGATGAAGGAGCCACAGCCTCTCTACTTTGTCCTGGAGCTGCTCAGG gtaCAACAACCCAGTGAGTACAACAGGGAGTCATGGGCTCTGAATGATGAGGAGAGGCTGAAAGTGGTGCCTGTGTTGCATGGCCAGGGAAACAAGCTGTATAAGCTGGGACGCTACCAGGAGGCCACCCAAAAATATAAAGAGGCCATCATCTGCATTAAGAACGTACAGACGAAG GAGAAAGCATGGGAGGCCCCGTGGCTGAAACTAGAGAAGATGGCCAATACGCTGACACTCAACTACTGCCAGTGTCTTCTGCGTATGGAGGAATACTACGAGGTTATCGAACACACCAGTGACATCATCAACCAGCATCCAG GCATGGCGAAAGCCCTCTACCTGCGTGGCAAGGCCCACATGGAGGTGTGGAATGAGGCGGAGGCCCGGCAGGACTTCAGCCGGGTGCTAGACCTGAACCCTGGTATGAAAAAGGCCGTCAAGAGGGACTTGGCTTTGCTAAACATGCGCATGGAAGAGAAGAACCAGGAGGATAAGCACAAGTACAAGGGCATGTTTTGA